From Periophthalmus magnuspinnatus isolate fPerMag1 chromosome 6, fPerMag1.2.pri, whole genome shotgun sequence:
GTCCCGTTTGTCATGCCTTAAATGTGAGGCGGGTATCttcccagctctggaactcagCTCTACTTCACGCACTGTCGTTTTCCCACAAACCCCCTCTGCCTCCACAAAGGGTCTGCACCGTGACCAATAAGAgcagaaccacacacacactgtcccaCTGACACAGGTCTAGTCATAGGTCGAGCTGAAGTTCAGAACATTATTTGTACTGGcttatttttgtggtttataatTACTAAACTATATGTCATAAGCCAAGATCTCCAAATTCTTTAGGTCACAAAGTTGAGATGACTTTTTAGAAATTGTAACACCAACAAATGTTAACTAGtctgcattttaaatataccATTAGGTTTTCTATACTATACCTGGGAAATAAACTGATGAATTGAAAAAATATTTCACTTcacaaatttttttttcaattaaagtTTAACATTCACCAACTATATTTACAAtaattattcttttttattgtaggaATGCTTAATACAAACAACATAACTGAATAATCTTGCAGTCCTTGGTATAGTATGCTTTTTCCCAGGGGTCACCCGCTCAGGCCTCGTATTTCTAAAATCTTGGTGCTGCCATGAGTCCACAGTGAGTAGACTCAGTGTGTCAAAGATCTGCATTATACTAACGTGCCTTTAATTGGCCTATAATATACTAGCCTGTCGGCGGCCTTTTCCACTCAATTCATTACGACACAATCAGCATTCTCTGTGCATTTGCAGCCCATACAATCCCCCTTCATGCTCGATTAGAGGCAGTGTGAGCCGACCTTTGCAGTGCCACTCTCATTAGCATAGGCTCTGTCTCCGCTGGTTGACAAATTGGACTTTTAACAGCACATTTTGGGCAGAACAAGTTTATTTAATGCCACTTCAGTGGAAAATGGAGATAGACTAGACTAGCATTTGTATACACACTTGGATTGAAGTGGTTAATAGtgggaatttaaaaaaataactacataATCAAGCCAAATCTTGTGTAAATCTACTGGAGAGAAGATTACTCACCAGTGAAATAACTAAATGATATTGTGCTTTAGTCAAGATATACTTAGAAAGAGGACCTTGAGTAATGATTTTGCTTGTGCCTGCAGGTTCCTCCCCCATAGTGCCTGTCCCGGGGACGTTCTCGTGGCCCCTGGCTCCAAGGGGGAAGCCCAGGAGAGGGATGCTCCGACGGGCTGTGTTCTCCGATCTGCAGAGAAAGGCCCTGGAGAGGACcttccaaaaacaaaagtacatcAGCAAACCGGACCGAAAGAAGCTGGCCAGCAAACTGGGCCTGAAAGACTCACAGGTAAATTCTAAATGCATAATGCCCTGCTGACAACACATCACCAAGACTCACTCAAATTATGATGTGAACAAAATTCTTAATCTTGTCATGTAAATCGTTTTCATCCTCTAAATATTGATCAAAATTAAATTACCCTTAAATAACTTGCCATTAACCGTACCATTAAAAGTACTTCAACaatataaatcaaatacaaGGCCTCACTGGGCAGGTTACACCTTTTTTGCTTAGAAAAATGGAAACAACTTCTTAGAagtttttttgctcaaactgaCATTTTGCCAAGTTACTAATGGTACCTTTAGACAAACTAATTCTTTTTGTTGGGCACAGGTGAAGATCTGGTTCCAGAATCGACGAATGAAGTGGAGAAACTCAAAAGAGAGGGAGCTTTTGTCCACGGGGGGCTGCCGGCAGCAGACCCTCCCCACAAAAACGAACCCTCACCCGGATCTTACCGACGTCAGTCCAACGTACTGCCCCCCTCTGGACAGGCCTGGTACTGACAATCAGCAAAGACCGCTATCTCCACAGAACAGCAAACAGACTGAGCTGTATGAGTCAGACTCAGAAGAAATCAACGTGTCATAAATTCTGTATTAGCTGTGTTTTATCAGCCTTCAAGCCCATGCGTCATATTTATGTACAGTggtgtaaatattgtatgtatATTATTATGACAATGTATGATTGGTGCTGGTGTAGAACTAATATTTGTAGATTAAATATGcacaatgtattttttccaaataaaacGAATTTTCTGAGTCCTAGTGCTTAAATATCAAACAAAAGATATACGTAACTGGGCAACACAAAATGATTAATGttcaaaaatgacttaaaaaaaatttgTTCAATTTAAtatactttaaaatgaaaaaactaaGAATCTCCAAAGCAGATAACAAGCAACACTAAACAGAACTAGTCAAAAAACAGGACTTTATTGCCATTTACACTATGGATTATACAAGGAA
This genomic window contains:
- the LOC117372588 gene encoding homeobox protein DBX1-like — translated: MFPCSALPPSFYQNVLRPTPALSAPLSRSLPSGFLVEDLLRLREPVSYLHRTLSSRTPCDLFSVNPGCLGASPRATAPRERALPPGHSSPGSPHTGCAESSHLKFGVSAILAPSTRSSDLQPKSFPLPFFDGSLHPFITASYFTGSSPIVPVPGTFSWPLAPRGKPRRGMLRRAVFSDLQRKALERTFQKQKYISKPDRKKLASKLGLKDSQVKIWFQNRRMKWRNSKERELLSTGGCRQQTLPTKTNPHPDLTDVSPTYCPPLDRPGTDNQQRPLSPQNSKQTELYESDSEEINVS